GGATGAACTTATGGATTTGGAACTTCCTGCTTTGGAGCGCGGTTTACCTTACCGCGGTCTTTTGGCACCGCTTCGCTCTACCGGCCCTTTTTTTGGCTTGTCCACTGGCCGCTTATTTCCTCAAGCAAGGTGCGACCCGGCTGGCAGCCGGGGACTGCGCCCGCCCGCCCCGCTGGTTGGCCCCTGGCATCATCGCGGTTGGTCTCGTCCTGTTCTGTCCGGCCACCGGCCTGGATTTTTTTAAGCAGATCCTCACCTGTCGCAGTGATACCCCCATGCGCCTGGTACAGTATCTCCGCATGCACGTGCCCAATCGCTGCCTCATCGAAACCCCGGAATATGAACTGGCCTTCCTGGATGATGACCACCGAATCCACCTCATGCCGTCATATTACTTCGTGGAATCCACCCCGGACCAGGTAGTGCTGCATAACCCCAGGAAAGAACCTTATAACTTTGATCAGGTGGGGGCCGACGTCCTGATCCTGGGGACCTTCGGCAAGGGCGTTTTCAAGCAGATCTATCCGGCGGCGCGCATCAACCGGGAGTGGCGCCGCATCGCCCAGGTAGATTATTACGATATCTATATATTGAGAAAATCAGAAAAAAAGATGTTACAATTGATCAATCGAACCTTGGCCTCCTACCATAAAGATAGTCTGATCAGACTTGCCAGTCAGAACGATGTCCAGCCAGCGCCGGTTAATACGTTCCATCACTGATTTCCGCCGCCTCTATCGGCAGCTCGCTTCCGGTGACCTGGTGGTCGGCGTCCTGGCGGTGCGGTCCGGCGAAGAGATTAAAATGCTGGACCTGATGGCCAAAGAAGTGGCCTTCTTCCCTGCGGTTCTGTCCCAATTCTTAAGCCGCTCCAAAGCGGCCCAGGCTGAAGTTTTGGCGGACTATATGGTTCCCGGGAGTTTTGTGGCTTATGCCCTGGCCGATCTGGCCGCACACCTCCCCGAATTTCAGGGCCGGGATGCAGTGGTGGCCAAACGGGACCGTGGCCACCTGGGCCTGGGGGTCAGCCTCTGGCCCTCATTGGAAACCCTGTACAGTCTGGCAAGCCTCCAGGGGCTCACCTACCCTCTGGTTGTCCAGCCTTTCCTGGCAGACGCCCGGGATGTTCGGGTGGTGGTATTGGGCGACTATGTCGAGGCCTATGAACGGCTCAACCCCCACAGTTTTCGTAAGAATCTTTTTCAGGGAGGTTCCTCCCGTCCTTTTACCCTCACCCAAGAACGACAGCATTTTTGCCGGGAGGTGATGGCCCGGGGGAACTTTCCTTATGCCATCCTGGACCTGCTCCTTGATCCTGAAGGCGGCCGGCCTTATCTTTCAGAAATCAGCTTTAAGGGCGGACTGACCGGAGCCTGCCTTTCCCAGGCCGAGTTCCGGGATCGCGTCGCCGCTCTGGAAGAGGAGTTCTGCCGATCATGGGAAAACTCATCGAAGACCCTGCCTTAAGGGATCATATTCAGGTCTTTGTTGACCGCACTGATGCGGGCCGGCGGCTAGCTGGTTTTCTGGACGGCTATCGAGGGACTGACGTGGGCCTCTTTGCCATCCCCGCCGGCGGCGTGCCGGTAGCCACAGAAATCGCCCGGGCTCTGGCGATGCCTCTGGATCTCATCATCGTCCGCAAAATTCAGCTTCCCTGGACCACGGAAGCGGGGTTCGGGGCGCTGGACCCCGGCGGCCAGGCGATCTTCAACGAAGATTTGATCCGCCGCATGTCTCTTTCCCCCGCAGATATCGACGCCCAGGTACAAACGACCGCCGCAGGCCTAAAGCAGCGGGAAAAACGTCTCCGGCACGGCAAACCCTACGCCCTTCTTTCCGGCCGCCCAGCCCTGGTGGTGGATGACGGCCTGGCCTCGGGCTATACCATGCGGGCCGCGGTCGGCTTCCTCAAGGCCCAGGGGGCCGGGAAACTCATTGTCGCGGTGCCCACCGCGTCCGAGCACACCGTCTTTGACCTGCTTCCCCTGGTGGATGAGCTTTACTGCCTCAACGTGCGGGGTGGCTATTCCTTCGCCGTAGCCGAGGCTTATGAAAACTGGTATGATCTCACCGAGGACGAAGTCCTAAAAATTCTGGAATCATTGGCTCAAGATAATTCATAGGGCGGCCCCTGGCCCCATATCGGCGTGCACGGCACGCCCTATTTATCCTTTCCAAGCTCTGCTTGGCCACCTCAAAATGAACAAATCTCTACCTTCAAACCTGTTACCGGCTCCCATCCCCAAAAATCGGTTGGCCTTTGATATCGATGGCGTGGTTGCCGATATCATGACTACTTTTCTGGACCTG
Above is a genomic segment from Desulfobaccales bacterium containing:
- a CDS encoding phosphoribosyltransferase family protein, which produces MGKLIEDPALRDHIQVFVDRTDAGRRLAGFLDGYRGTDVGLFAIPAGGVPVATEIARALAMPLDLIIVRKIQLPWTTEAGFGALDPGGQAIFNEDLIRRMSLSPADIDAQVQTTAAGLKQREKRLRHGKPYALLSGRPALVVDDGLASGYTMRAAVGFLKAQGAGKLIVAVPTASEHTVFDLLPLVDELYCLNVRGGYSFAVAEAYENWYDLTEDEVLKILESLAQDNS